One region of Salinibacterium sp. TMP30 genomic DNA includes:
- a CDS encoding diacylglycerol kinase family protein, producing MMDDVEKESGGLMTAKTGEKTLPELTAAVIYNPIKVDLEAIKSVVAAEEAAAGWKLTQYFPTSKEDPGQGAARKALDSGADLVIVAGGDGTVRAVAEIVHDSDAALALMPSGTGNLFARNLDLALDDIESSAHTAFTGVDKLLDIGLIEIRDEKEKLTKHAFVVMAGLGLDAKMLVNTDDELKKKIGWLAYVGAIAKSLADKSELRVRYRLDSGRARAARPHTIIIGNCGSLTANVLLLPDASPDDGLFDVAVMRPKGVIGWLQIMGKVFWENGVLRRIKGGEALTTKNVRALNYVKAKQITMRLNTAEEIELDGDSFGKAIALKARIKPDGLRIRVPPPNPQSESEYPGNSNGS from the coding sequence ATGATGGATGATGTCGAGAAAGAGTCGGGTGGACTGATGACTGCAAAGACCGGAGAGAAGACCTTGCCTGAGCTGACCGCGGCCGTGATCTACAACCCCATCAAGGTTGACCTTGAAGCGATCAAATCGGTGGTCGCGGCAGAAGAAGCCGCCGCCGGCTGGAAACTAACCCAGTACTTTCCCACCAGCAAGGAAGACCCCGGGCAGGGTGCGGCGCGCAAAGCTTTGGATTCGGGTGCAGATCTGGTCATCGTCGCTGGCGGCGACGGAACAGTGCGGGCGGTAGCCGAAATCGTGCACGACAGTGATGCGGCCCTGGCCCTGATGCCGTCCGGAACGGGCAATCTCTTCGCCCGTAACCTCGACCTTGCTTTGGATGATATCGAGAGTTCCGCCCATACCGCGTTCACCGGCGTAGACAAGCTCCTCGACATTGGACTCATCGAGATTCGCGACGAAAAGGAAAAACTGACGAAGCACGCTTTTGTGGTGATGGCGGGTCTTGGACTTGACGCGAAAATGTTGGTCAATACTGACGACGAGCTCAAGAAGAAGATTGGGTGGTTGGCCTATGTTGGTGCCATTGCGAAGTCGCTCGCCGATAAGAGCGAGCTTCGGGTGAGATACCGACTTGACTCCGGTCGTGCTCGTGCCGCTCGCCCGCACACGATCATCATCGGAAACTGTGGCTCCCTCACGGCCAACGTTCTTCTCCTTCCCGACGCTTCCCCTGATGATGGATTATTTGATGTCGCGGTCATGCGCCCTAAAGGTGTTATCGGCTGGCTGCAAATCATGGGGAAAGTCTTCTGGGAAAATGGCGTTCTTCGCCGCATCAAGGGAGGCGAAGCGCTCACTACCAAAAACGTTCGCGCTTTGAACTATGTGAAAGCGAAGCAGATAACTATGCGTCTGAATACGGCTGAAGAGATTGAGCTCGACGGTGACAGTTTCGGGAAGGCCATCGCACTCAAAGCCCGCATCAAGCCAGACGGACTGCGGATACGTGTGCCCCCGCCCAATCCGCAGTCGGAGTCCGAGTATCCCGGCAACTCAAACGGAAGTTAG
- a CDS encoding aromatic acid exporter family protein: MNRKPLRDITFEPVNKRAWRIKSQITRARILHATKAAIAVGLAWTIAPYLPGVADNYPYYAPLGAIVSMYPTLMGSMKNALQTLGSLVVAIVLAGAVIVFSQPNVATMSIAVGVGALIASTGWFGGNREYIPVTVLFVLIIGGPDADAYSIGYLEQVSLGIVVGLLVNILIFPALSLDAVGRQLSNYRVVLADHLSEVAKALAESWPPELDGWASRKDALVSVSREVRAAVLDADDSRKANPRARLHRRDLGADYDDLAALEAVTFHVRDLTDVLAGAVWGTSIDIELRPELRPSLSVAIDAVSALLRDWDSDAAQRATHSSATAAVASLMKELAERRDSAPATSIGGADAIAMDLARILAALSFRVEQPEAIEDPG, translated from the coding sequence GTGAATAGAAAACCACTGAGGGACATCACGTTCGAGCCAGTCAATAAGAGGGCGTGGCGGATAAAGTCGCAAATTACCCGGGCACGCATCTTGCATGCGACCAAAGCGGCCATCGCCGTTGGTCTCGCTTGGACTATCGCACCGTACCTGCCGGGGGTGGCCGACAACTACCCCTACTACGCTCCGCTTGGCGCCATCGTCAGCATGTACCCGACACTCATGGGGTCGATGAAGAATGCGCTGCAAACCCTGGGCAGTCTCGTCGTCGCCATTGTGCTCGCCGGGGCGGTGATTGTCTTCAGCCAGCCAAATGTGGCAACAATGTCGATCGCTGTTGGCGTTGGCGCTCTGATCGCTTCCACCGGATGGTTTGGCGGTAACCGCGAGTACATCCCGGTTACGGTGCTTTTCGTACTCATCATCGGTGGCCCCGACGCAGACGCGTATTCTATCGGATATCTCGAACAAGTCAGCCTAGGAATTGTGGTCGGGCTGCTGGTCAATATACTAATTTTTCCTGCGCTCAGCCTAGACGCCGTAGGACGGCAGCTGTCGAACTATCGCGTCGTGCTAGCCGATCATCTCTCTGAGGTGGCTAAAGCCCTCGCCGAGAGCTGGCCGCCGGAACTAGATGGATGGGCATCCCGCAAAGATGCGCTGGTCAGCGTCTCCCGCGAAGTGCGCGCAGCGGTGCTCGACGCCGATGACAGCCGCAAAGCCAATCCTCGAGCTCGCCTCCATCGCAGAGACCTAGGAGCAGATTACGACGATTTGGCTGCCCTCGAAGCGGTCACCTTTCACGTTCGAGATCTCACTGATGTCCTTGCTGGGGCAGTGTGGGGCACGTCGATCGACATCGAGCTCAGACCGGAGTTGCGTCCATCGCTGAGCGTGGCCATTGACGCGGTGTCGGCACTACTCCGGGATTGGGACTCCGACGCGGCGCAACGCGCGACTCACTCGTCAGCGACGGCAGCTGTGGCGTCCCTGATGAAAGAACTGGCCGAAAGAAGAGACTCCGCTCCGGCGACGTCGATCGGCGGAGCGGACGCCATCGCAATGGATCTCGCCCGCATTCTTGCTGCGCTGAGCTTCCGAGTCGAACAGCCTGAAGCGATCGAAGACCCTGGCTAA
- a CDS encoding response regulator transcription factor: MNSLRIALVNDYEVVARGVVGMLRSYQSRMNVVELDLNKRVGEHVDIALYDTFAATRGDRAAVQELAANTLVETVVVYSWNLDPAHVQAALADGAGGYLSKGLSASKLVAALESIHAGGERIHIGGTGKLTVSAGDWPGREEGLTEREAEVLALITQGFSNAEIAERTHLSINSIKTYIRNCYRSIGANSRTNAVLWGIEHGFRPDRVRIEHPEPAPGGEQVMARA, from the coding sequence ATGAACTCACTTCGAATCGCGCTGGTTAATGATTACGAGGTCGTCGCTCGCGGGGTGGTAGGAATGTTGCGCTCCTATCAGAGCCGGATGAACGTAGTCGAGCTCGACCTGAATAAGCGGGTCGGCGAGCACGTGGATATCGCCCTGTATGATACCTTCGCTGCCACTCGAGGTGATCGCGCTGCGGTTCAGGAACTTGCCGCTAACACGCTGGTCGAGACGGTGGTTGTCTATTCGTGGAACCTCGATCCCGCACACGTACAAGCGGCGCTTGCTGACGGGGCCGGAGGGTACCTCTCTAAAGGGCTCTCGGCGTCGAAGCTTGTAGCCGCCTTGGAGTCAATTCACGCTGGCGGCGAGCGGATCCACATTGGCGGCACAGGCAAACTGACGGTGAGCGCAGGCGACTGGCCGGGCCGCGAAGAGGGGCTCACCGAGCGCGAAGCAGAGGTTTTGGCGCTGATCACGCAAGGATTCTCTAATGCAGAGATTGCCGAGCGAACCCACCTCTCTATCAATTCGATCAAGACTTACATCCGAAACTGTTATCGAAGCATCGGCGCTAACAGCAGAACCAATGCCGTGCTCTGGGGTATCGAACACGGTTTTCGTCCCGACCGGGTAAGAATCGAACATCCAGAACCTGCGCCCGGTGGGGAACAGGTCATGGCGCGAGCGTGA
- a CDS encoding CsbD family protein, with translation MSASDKIENSAEDLQGKAKEAAGKATGNEELEAEGKTDQAKADLKKAAENVKDAVKE, from the coding sequence ATGAGTGCATCAGACAAGATCGAAAACTCGGCGGAAGACCTGCAGGGCAAAGCCAAAGAGGCCGCAGGAAAAGCCACCGGCAACGAGGAACTCGAAGCCGAAGGTAAAACCGATCAAGCCAAGGCCGACCTGAAGAAGGCCGCCGAAAACGTTAAAGACGCGGTCAAGGAATAG
- a CDS encoding spermidine synthase: MINSRFEELDWQETPMGELNLRRRLEPTLGVDVYEVKLGDEYLMSSLFTVAEIALSDLGLAAVSGDNLRVVVGGLGLGYTAVAALADPRVASLEVIDALPAVIDWHQRGLLPVSAGLTGDGRTTLTHADFFAVMRAEPTKQSDAILLDVDHSPRHQLDPSHADLYTVAGLGRVRAHLSEGGVFALWSDDPTDDEFMERLGHVFANAVAHTVDFDNALTGGVSSNTVYVATREV, translated from the coding sequence ATGATCAATTCCCGGTTTGAAGAGCTCGATTGGCAAGAGACTCCGATGGGGGAGCTGAACCTGCGCCGACGCCTCGAACCGACGCTCGGCGTTGACGTGTACGAGGTGAAGTTGGGCGACGAGTACCTCATGTCGAGCCTATTCACCGTTGCAGAGATTGCGCTTTCCGATCTCGGACTGGCCGCGGTCAGCGGTGACAATCTGCGAGTTGTTGTCGGAGGCCTCGGGCTCGGATACACCGCCGTTGCCGCCCTTGCCGATCCCCGTGTCGCCTCGCTCGAAGTAATCGACGCGCTGCCTGCCGTGATCGACTGGCACCAACGTGGATTGTTGCCGGTATCTGCTGGGCTGACCGGAGATGGCCGCACCACGCTCACGCACGCCGATTTCTTTGCTGTCATGCGCGCCGAACCGACGAAACAGTCCGACGCGATTCTGCTGGATGTCGACCACTCGCCGCGACACCAACTCGACCCCAGCCATGCCGACCTCTATACCGTTGCCGGATTGGGGCGGGTGCGTGCTCACCTCTCAGAGGGAGGAGTATTCGCGCTGTGGTCGGATGACCCCACCGACGACGAATTTATGGAACGCCTGGGGCACGTCTTCGCGAACGCTGTCGCACACACTGTCGACTTCGACAATGCTCTCACCGGTGGGGTGTCATCCAACACGGTGTACGTCGCGACTCGGGAAGTGTAG
- a CDS encoding GntR family transcriptional regulator gives MNESSTRSNNGAAPLWKTISVDLGERLARGEFSHGFPGELELAQTYGVSRGTVRNALRPLRDKGAITAERGRRQRVVESGDGLLFGPLHSLFASVHAAGMIQRSTVLKQIVTTNPRVSALLDRSPTTPLFHLVRIRYANTAPLGWDELWLPNELVEPLAEVDFSNTALYKELRERCGITLDGGREELRADVASALDIHYLACDPGEPILSVNRLGIHAGAPIELRQSRIRGHRYAVTTQFGAITADD, from the coding sequence ATGAACGAGTCCTCGACCCGCAGCAACAACGGAGCCGCACCGTTGTGGAAAACGATTTCTGTGGATCTGGGGGAGCGGTTAGCTAGAGGCGAATTCAGCCACGGTTTTCCGGGGGAATTGGAACTGGCTCAGACCTATGGAGTGAGCCGGGGAACGGTGCGCAATGCGCTGCGGCCGTTGAGAGACAAGGGTGCGATCACAGCAGAACGCGGGCGCCGCCAGCGCGTTGTGGAGTCAGGAGACGGGCTCCTCTTTGGTCCGCTGCACAGTCTGTTCGCTTCCGTTCACGCCGCCGGGATGATCCAACGGAGCACTGTCCTGAAGCAGATCGTCACCACAAACCCCCGTGTGTCTGCGCTCCTCGATCGCTCCCCAACAACCCCGCTCTTCCATTTGGTCAGAATCCGGTACGCCAATACTGCGCCACTCGGATGGGACGAGCTGTGGTTACCGAACGAACTCGTCGAACCGCTTGCCGAGGTCGATTTCTCCAATACCGCGCTCTACAAAGAACTTCGTGAGCGCTGCGGCATCACCCTCGACGGTGGGCGAGAGGAACTGCGAGCGGATGTTGCTAGCGCATTGGATATTCACTACCTCGCGTGCGATCCGGGTGAACCGATTCTGAGCGTCAACCGTCTCGGGATTCATGCTGGCGCGCCGATCGAATTGCGTCAAAGCCGGATTCGCGGACACCGTTACGCGGTCACCACACAGTTCGGTGCGATAACCGCAGATGACTAG
- a CDS encoding DsbA family protein, translated as MSRRIDGDPLALGAVDAPVVLVEYADFRCPFCGVYARDTMPQLIQEYVDAGVVRMEWRDLPVFGDESVAAAVAARAAGEQGLFWEFGEVVFADAPERGHVALPRERLIEIAKQIGVPDMAVFEADLTDPELLRRVEADLAEARSLGATGTPTFLVNDTPLSGAQPISAFREAIDTELEQARN; from the coding sequence ATGTCTCGGCGGATTGACGGAGATCCGCTGGCCCTCGGGGCGGTCGACGCACCGGTCGTTCTTGTTGAGTACGCCGATTTTAGGTGCCCATTTTGCGGAGTTTACGCTCGCGATACTATGCCGCAACTCATCCAAGAATACGTGGATGCCGGAGTAGTGCGAATGGAGTGGCGCGACCTACCAGTCTTCGGTGACGAGTCGGTCGCCGCCGCAGTCGCTGCGCGTGCGGCCGGAGAACAAGGTCTGTTCTGGGAGTTCGGCGAAGTTGTATTCGCTGACGCCCCCGAGCGCGGCCACGTCGCATTGCCGCGAGAACGCTTGATCGAAATTGCCAAGCAAATTGGGGTGCCCGACATGGCCGTATTCGAAGCGGATCTGACGGATCCCGAACTACTGAGGCGTGTGGAGGCAGATCTTGCGGAGGCACGTTCCCTCGGAGCCACGGGCACACCAACGTTTCTTGTCAACGACACTCCCCTGAGTGGAGCGCAACCCATCTCAGCATTCCGTGAGGCGATTGACACCGAGCTCGAACAAGCTAGGAACTGA
- a CDS encoding cytochrome c biogenesis CcdA family protein produces MDIGYAGAFFGGILSLLSPCSIMLLPAFFAYAFSSPTRLLARTGIFYLGLIATLVPIGALAGSFGALFTQDREAFVAVASSAIIALGLVQLSGIRLPSFSRGSSAEGTSKVSVFLLGAVYGVAGVCAGPILGSVLTIAAIGGDALYGGIMLAIYALGMVVPLVVLALVWDRAKVGQRKWMRPRSLHIGRWQNSWLMIISGALSVGIGVLLLVTEGTAGLGGVLTISDQFAAESWALNISSGVSNVVFSVIAVLAIVVVVTVFAIRSRQGRRPTLAPEKERIL; encoded by the coding sequence ATGGATATCGGCTACGCCGGAGCATTTTTCGGCGGCATCCTCTCCCTACTGAGCCCGTGTTCGATCATGCTTCTCCCGGCGTTCTTCGCCTACGCGTTCAGCTCCCCCACGCGGTTGCTGGCCCGTACGGGCATCTTCTACCTCGGCTTGATCGCGACTCTGGTTCCGATTGGGGCCTTAGCCGGGTCCTTCGGGGCACTATTCACACAGGATCGTGAAGCGTTCGTGGCTGTCGCATCCTCCGCGATCATTGCCCTCGGTCTGGTTCAGCTTTCCGGAATCCGGTTGCCCAGCTTTTCTCGCGGCAGCAGCGCGGAAGGAACATCGAAGGTCTCAGTGTTTCTCCTCGGTGCCGTTTACGGTGTGGCGGGAGTGTGCGCTGGTCCCATTCTCGGGTCGGTCCTCACAATCGCTGCTATCGGCGGTGACGCCCTCTACGGCGGGATCATGCTCGCCATCTATGCTCTGGGCATGGTCGTTCCGCTGGTAGTGCTCGCTCTCGTGTGGGATCGCGCCAAAGTCGGTCAGCGTAAGTGGATGCGGCCACGTTCCTTGCACATCGGGCGGTGGCAGAACTCGTGGCTGATGATCATCTCTGGTGCACTTTCTGTGGGCATTGGGGTTCTCCTGTTGGTGACGGAGGGAACCGCGGGGCTCGGCGGGGTTCTTACTATTTCGGACCAGTTCGCTGCTGAGAGCTGGGCGCTCAACATATCGTCAGGCGTCTCCAACGTGGTTTTCAGCGTTATCGCTGTGCTCGCGATTGTGGTCGTCGTTACGGTTTTCGCCATCCGATCCAGACAGGGGCGGCGACCTACTCTTGCGCCGGAGAAGGAACGGATCCTGTGA
- a CDS encoding cyanophycinase, with translation MDHRYLPPLVGLVTVMLVASSVPAAASPTTTTWKNKIRPTAVLIGGNLAENADILSAIVAKADPDGSGPAKARIAIVTAASTGASTPEDAANDELNNAAANGIYYSSLFQRFGAETYAVPIDGAVDYPGDEYTPDRANDPAVAAAVRESTGVFFGGGDQMRYVRTLQNCEDAAREAFTNCTDTPVLSALREVADRGVVSGVSAGLTILQGADMITGGEPYEGWRDGATAGYLDDASELGYLPSGGFGFINSVMLDSHFATWGRQGRAVKLALETGHRLVLGVDETTAVVVDRRTQHATVIGVNGASLLDLRFARANDAGVSGVRWSYLTAGDTLNLRAGLTRRAPGSTAVSTTAAAVAPVEDVWDSIEGDGSEYTLRDLGRSVVSATSREGTGNSLETEPQFTTSLRGDRFTQAWTTPAGVISFSNVKLAIQSSE, from the coding sequence GTGGATCATCGCTATTTGCCACCCCTAGTGGGCTTAGTCACCGTCATGCTTGTCGCATCAAGCGTCCCTGCTGCAGCATCGCCCACCACCACAACATGGAAGAACAAAATCCGCCCTACCGCTGTCCTCATTGGCGGAAATCTGGCCGAGAACGCGGATATCCTCTCCGCCATTGTGGCGAAGGCTGATCCAGATGGCTCTGGCCCGGCCAAGGCCAGAATCGCGATCGTGACAGCAGCATCCACGGGTGCAAGCACCCCAGAGGATGCAGCTAATGACGAACTCAACAATGCAGCCGCGAATGGAATCTACTATTCGTCACTGTTCCAACGCTTCGGTGCCGAGACCTACGCGGTGCCGATCGATGGAGCCGTCGACTACCCCGGGGATGAGTACACGCCCGACCGGGCGAATGATCCAGCAGTAGCTGCGGCGGTGCGCGAGAGCACTGGTGTCTTCTTCGGCGGTGGCGACCAGATGCGGTATGTGCGCACTCTCCAAAACTGCGAGGATGCCGCGCGAGAGGCATTCACCAACTGCACCGACACGCCCGTTCTCAGCGCACTCCGCGAGGTAGCCGATCGAGGGGTGGTCTCCGGAGTCAGTGCGGGACTCACGATCCTGCAGGGGGCAGACATGATCACGGGCGGTGAACCCTACGAGGGATGGCGGGACGGCGCTACCGCGGGGTACCTCGACGATGCCTCCGAGCTCGGCTACCTTCCATCTGGGGGCTTCGGCTTCATTAACTCCGTGATGCTGGACAGCCATTTCGCGACGTGGGGGCGGCAGGGGCGTGCGGTGAAGCTCGCCCTCGAGACGGGACACAGGCTCGTACTCGGTGTCGACGAGACAACCGCCGTCGTCGTGGACCGTCGTACTCAGCACGCGACGGTGATCGGCGTCAATGGGGCATCTCTGCTCGACCTCCGGTTCGCCCGAGCGAATGACGCAGGTGTCTCTGGCGTGCGGTGGAGCTACCTGACAGCGGGAGATACTCTCAATCTCCGCGCCGGCCTCACTCGGCGCGCGCCAGGATCGACGGCCGTTTCGACGACTGCGGCCGCTGTGGCACCCGTCGAGGATGTTTGGGATTCAATCGAGGGCGATGGTAGCGAGTACACGCTTCGCGATCTCGGTCGCTCGGTCGTGAGCGCAACGAGCCGCGAAGGCACCGGGAACAGTCTGGAGACCGAACCGCAGTTCACCACGTCTCTGCGCGGCGATCGGTTCACCCAGGCGTGGACCACCCCAGCGGGAGTGATCTCGTTCTCGAACGTGAAGCTCGCAATCCAGTCGAGCGAGTAG
- a CDS encoding ABC transporter substrate-binding protein — translation MALHSQHTRRALVGAAILATTALFTTGCSPASEPGDSAAKPVEVAGVTISVDDAARAALPQKYIDAGSLKVATDVPYAPFEMFESEGSDVITGVDYDLGQAIGAKLGINFDFEQQKFDGIIPALQAGKVQVAISAMTSSVDRMDVLTFVDYSASGTGILVEKGNPASIETYLDLCGQKLAVQSGASQIDLVAVWQDECAAAGKGAIALSEYPKDSDAQLAITSGKVIASVLTKPSAGFVAKTANDGNTFEVIEDPKAPTGYDSTLNGIGVLNADADLADAIQLALQSLMDDGTYMTILEAYGVEGIAIDAATINAAKS, via the coding sequence ATGGCACTACATTCCCAGCACACTCGCCGCGCTCTCGTGGGCGCGGCCATCCTTGCAACCACCGCACTCTTCACTACAGGGTGCAGTCCGGCCTCCGAACCCGGAGATTCAGCAGCCAAGCCCGTCGAGGTAGCGGGTGTCACAATCAGCGTCGACGATGCTGCACGCGCGGCTCTACCGCAGAAATACATTGACGCTGGTTCCCTGAAGGTAGCCACCGATGTGCCGTACGCACCCTTCGAAATGTTCGAAAGCGAAGGATCTGACGTCATCACCGGCGTGGACTACGACCTCGGTCAGGCAATCGGCGCAAAGCTCGGCATCAACTTCGATTTCGAACAGCAGAAGTTCGACGGCATCATCCCGGCGCTGCAAGCCGGCAAAGTCCAGGTCGCGATCTCGGCAATGACCTCGAGCGTCGACCGGATGGACGTACTCACTTTCGTCGACTACTCCGCATCCGGAACCGGAATCCTCGTAGAAAAAGGTAATCCCGCCAGCATAGAAACCTACCTAGATCTGTGCGGGCAGAAGCTCGCAGTCCAGTCCGGAGCCAGTCAGATTGACCTCGTCGCCGTGTGGCAAGACGAATGCGCTGCCGCAGGAAAGGGTGCGATCGCACTGTCGGAGTACCCCAAAGACTCCGACGCGCAGCTCGCGATCACCAGCGGCAAAGTCATTGCGAGCGTACTGACGAAGCCATCGGCCGGCTTCGTCGCAAAGACGGCCAATGACGGCAACACCTTTGAGGTCATCGAAGACCCGAAGGCACCGACCGGCTACGACTCGACACTCAACGGAATTGGTGTGCTGAACGCCGACGCGGATCTCGCCGATGCCATCCAGCTGGCCCTTCAGTCCCTGATGGATGACGGCACTTACATGACCATCCTCGAGGCATACGGTGTTGAAGGCATCGCAATCGACGCGGCAACCATCAATGCCGCCAAGTCCTAG
- a CDS encoding amino acid ABC transporter permease, protein MTATQQPVATPPAGSHPAGGSRPTPTQAVPLRHPGRWVAAIIVALFTTSLLVSIAQNPNLDWPTVGEYLFAPLTLSGLATTLYLTVAAMVIGLSGGIVVAVMRLSPNPVLQVVSGLFVWVFRGTPVLLQLIFWGFIGAFVPKLVIGIPFTSIEFWSVSTSDIIPATVAALLALGLNEMAYASEIVRAGIQSVDLGQTEAAHSLGMSPAKTLRRIVLPQAMRVIVPPMGNEVITMLKTTALVSVIAGHDLMSNLQAAYAQNYKIIPLLVVAAIWYLVLTSVLNVPQMWLERRYGRGVAGRRVGVAGWFLRLRKNGTK, encoded by the coding sequence ATGACTGCAACGCAGCAGCCCGTCGCAACACCGCCCGCGGGATCACATCCCGCGGGCGGGTCGCGCCCAACTCCCACCCAAGCCGTTCCCCTGCGGCATCCGGGCCGCTGGGTGGCGGCCATCATCGTCGCGCTCTTCACCACGAGTCTGCTCGTCTCGATCGCGCAAAACCCGAACCTCGACTGGCCGACCGTCGGAGAGTACCTCTTCGCTCCGCTCACCCTCAGCGGCCTCGCCACCACCCTCTACCTCACCGTGGCAGCCATGGTGATCGGCCTGAGCGGCGGCATCGTCGTTGCTGTGATGAGGCTCTCGCCGAACCCTGTGCTGCAGGTCGTCAGCGGCCTTTTCGTCTGGGTTTTCCGTGGAACACCCGTGCTTCTGCAGCTAATCTTCTGGGGCTTTATCGGAGCCTTCGTGCCCAAGCTCGTGATCGGCATCCCCTTCACGAGTATCGAATTCTGGTCGGTGTCCACTTCGGACATCATCCCCGCAACGGTGGCCGCGCTGCTTGCCCTCGGACTCAATGAGATGGCATACGCCTCGGAAATCGTGCGCGCCGGCATCCAGTCGGTCGACCTGGGACAAACCGAAGCCGCACACTCCCTAGGCATGTCGCCGGCCAAAACACTGCGGCGAATTGTGCTCCCGCAGGCGATGCGAGTCATCGTGCCCCCGATGGGCAACGAGGTCATCACCATGCTGAAGACCACCGCGCTCGTGTCAGTAATCGCCGGTCACGACCTCATGTCCAACCTGCAAGCCGCCTATGCCCAGAACTACAAAATCATCCCACTGCTGGTCGTCGCTGCCATCTGGTACCTCGTGCTCACCAGCGTTCTCAACGTGCCGCAAATGTGGCTCGAACGCCGCTACGGCCGCGGAGTCGCGGGGCGCCGTGTCGGCGTGGCGGGATGGTTCCTACGCCTTCGGAAGAACGGAACGAAATGA
- a CDS encoding amino acid ABC transporter ATP-binding protein has protein sequence MTNPMVEAIDVHKRFGSLEVLKGINLTVEQGQVACLLGPSGSGKSTFLRCINHLEKIDAGTIRVAGDTVGYAERGGRLHELRETEVAAQRRRVGMVFQRFNLFPHMTALENVAEAPVQVLGRSKSDTRRRALELLDEVGLSDKADVYPSALSGGQQQRVAIARALAMEPELMLFDEPTSALDPELVGEVLDVMRRLAESGMTMIVVTHEIGFAREVGDVAVFMDEGVIVETGDPQTVLVDPSEERTRSFLSKVL, from the coding sequence ATGACAAACCCCATGGTCGAAGCGATCGACGTGCACAAGCGCTTCGGATCACTCGAAGTACTGAAAGGCATCAACCTCACGGTTGAACAGGGCCAAGTTGCGTGCCTTCTCGGGCCGAGTGGGTCGGGCAAGTCCACCTTCCTTCGGTGCATCAATCACCTAGAGAAAATCGACGCCGGAACGATCCGGGTTGCTGGCGACACCGTCGGCTACGCCGAGCGCGGTGGCCGCCTGCACGAGCTCCGCGAAACCGAGGTCGCTGCGCAGCGACGACGTGTCGGGATGGTGTTCCAACGCTTCAACCTGTTTCCTCATATGACCGCTCTGGAAAATGTCGCTGAGGCCCCGGTGCAGGTGCTCGGCCGATCGAAGTCCGACACCCGCCGTCGCGCGCTTGAGCTGCTCGATGAAGTCGGTCTCTCGGATAAGGCCGACGTGTATCCATCTGCTCTGTCTGGCGGTCAGCAGCAACGCGTCGCGATAGCTCGCGCGCTGGCGATGGAACCCGAACTGATGCTGTTCGATGAACCGACGTCAGCATTGGATCCGGAACTTGTCGGCGAAGTTCTCGATGTGATGCGTAGGCTGGCCGAATCCGGGATGACGATGATCGTGGTCACCCACGAGATCGGCTTCGCCCGCGAAGTGGGAGATGTCGCCGTGTTTATGGACGAAGGTGTCATCGTCGAAACTGGTGACCCTCAAACGGTCCTTGTCGATCCTAGTGAAGAGCGCACCCGATCCTTCCTCTCCAAGGTGCTCTAA